The Leptolyngbya sp. 'hensonii' genomic interval CGGAAGTCAACAATGCGATACAGCCGCTTATGACCACCACCCCGGTGGCGACAAGTCACAACGCCACGATTATTTCGGCCTTTAGGACGATGGACAGATTTAGTGAGAGATTTTTCTGGCTCATCACGAGTCAACTCAGCAAAGTCAGGGACGTTGCGCTGACGAGTACCAGGGGTATAAGGTCGATAAGAACGGATGCCCATAGGATTGAGTTCTAAAGCGATGGGACAGAGGACTAAACTTCAGGGAACAGGGTAATAGAATCTCCAGCAGCCAGAGTTACAACTGCCCGTTTGTATTGAGGTCGATAACCCAGGAACTTGCCAACACGCCGCTGTTTGCGCGGTAAATTAACCGTATTAACACCTGTCACTTTGACATTAAAAAGTTCTTCGATCGCAGCCTTAATCTGAGGCTTAGTGGCCTGAGGAACCACTTCAAAGGTGTACTTGTTATCCTCTAGCAAACGGGTTGCCTTTTCAGTGACGATCGGACGCCGAATCAAATCTGCCAGGGAGCGAGGGGAACTAACCTTAGTCACCATAAACCTCCTGAATTTTTTCGAGAGCCGCAGCAGTAGTCACAATTCGATCAGCAACCAGTAAATCAAAAATATTAAGATTGGTAGCCGAGATTAACTTCAAGTTACCGATGTTCCTGGCAGACAGGTAGATATTTTCAGCCCGCTCAGGCAGAATCAATAACACTTTGGCCTCCTGCGGAACCCCCCAACGAGCGATCGCTGCAGCCAGTTCCTTGGTCTTAGGCTGGGGGAGCTGATCGGCAAAGTCCTGGACAACAATCAGGTCTTCTATGCGACTCTGAAAAGCCGTCCTGAGAGCCAAACGCCGCTCTTTCCGGTTCATCTTCACCGAGTAATCCCGTGGTTTGGGACCAAAAATAACACCCCCACCTCGCCACAACGGAGAACGATTAGAACCCGCACGAGCTCGGCCTGTTCCTTTTTGTCGCCAGGGCTTACGCCCCCCCCCTCTGACTTCTGACCTGGTTTTAGTACTAGCCGTTCCTTGGCGGGCATTTGCCAATTGGCGCACCAGTGCCCGATGTACGACATGGGAAGCTGAAGATTCCTTAGCAACCCTCAACTCCAAAGAAGCGTTACCAACTTCTTCTCCTTGCCAGTCTCGAACTACACAATCAACCATCTCTTTCCCTCTCTGCGAAGTCCTGAACATTGCATCTCATGTCAGTCCTCGTTACTTTTGCTTCACCCGACCGACTGTTTTGGCAGGCATGACATTAACCAGTGCACCTGGCTTTCCAGGAATGGCTCCTTTAATTAACAGCAGATTACGTTCCGGATCCACTCGAACAATAGTCAGCTTGCGAACCGTAACCTGG includes:
- a CDS encoding 50S ribosomal protein L23, with translation MVTKVSSPRSLADLIRRPIVTEKATRLLEDNKYTFEVVPQATKPQIKAAIEELFNVKVTGVNTVNLPRKQRRVGKFLGYRPQYKRAVVTLAAGDSITLFPEV
- the rplD gene encoding 50S ribosomal protein L4 codes for the protein MVDCVVRDWQGEEVGNASLELRVAKESSASHVVHRALVRQLANARQGTASTKTRSEVRGGGRKPWRQKGTGRARAGSNRSPLWRGGGVIFGPKPRDYSVKMNRKERRLALRTAFQSRIEDLIVVQDFADQLPQPKTKELAAAIARWGVPQEAKVLLILPERAENIYLSARNIGNLKLISATNLNIFDLLVADRIVTTAAALEKIQEVYGD